Sequence from the Gloeocapsopsis dulcis genome:
AAGTGTTGAGGTGTTAAATGGTCAATTAACTCCAATTCAATTGAGTGAGCGAATTGATAGAAATCAAATTATAATGAATGCACAAAGTTTACTTGATTTGACATATGCTTATTCAGCAAAAGAATTGCCTGCGATCGTGAATAAAAGTCTAGCTGAATTACCTGGAGGTCAAGCTTGGTACAAAGGCACATAGATACATTATTAATTTGCCTCAATCATATTCTACTTGAGTTCTTCATAATTTCTTTCACACGTATTTACTGCATTACCTCACAGCTTTTTTGAAACCTTGGTAAGCTTATAAACACAGTCAATTAATATTGAGGAATGGCATTCAAACAAATTGGTGAATACAAATCGCTGAAGTTTATCAATTTTAGAAAAAATATTTCTAGAGTAATTACTAGGAATTGAAACGGGAAATCTTGGTGGATAAATTACCGTGTTATCAAGAGAGTGCAACCATAGCGATCGTATTTTTCCATCTTTAAAAACAAGATTTATATTCTCAATGAATGCATCAAGCCCAAGTTTCAGAATCTATCTGTGCTTAGCTACGTAGTTCATCCTAGCTTGCTTGTGAAAGAGCGATCGCCATCTTTATCCTCACTATGATGTCATATCAGTAATAGACTTTAGCCATTGTGAAATTTTGAGAATATATGTCAATAGAATACTGATTGGTTGTGCATCAGGCAAGCGTGGAATAAACAGCAATATCCAGCCAAGTCCAGGGTTCTGCCGTTAGGTCTGCACGTTGAGCTGCCGTAGTGCCTAAACGGGAATGTACCCAAATCCAGTTGAAGTAGGTAATGACTAAGCGCAAGGTAATTTTCGTCTGCTCCCAGACCTTACCAAACTTGTTCTGTTGTCGATGCCAACGTCCGGTCTGTTGCCGTAAGATGCCATTGGTTCGCTCTAACTGTTGTGTCAAGGCTTTACTGATGTAATGGTCAACATCATCGTTACGCAGTACTCGCTCATATCCTCCCCAACCATCGGTGTTCCACTCTTTGCAGTTGGTCTTGCCTTCAGTACGGGTGACTAGCTCAATAGCTAAGGAGTCAGTATGCTTGCCCAGACGACCTGTGAGAACTAAACCATTCAACTGCGCCAAGCTTAACGCTATCCAACAATCTCCGGTTTCGACTTCTTTTAGCAAGCAGTGCTTTTGTTTTTTTGGACAAACGACCACAATTCGTCAGCAGCGATCGCATCTGTATCCACAGAAGATACTTCGGCGTTGTGTACCATCTGTGCTTTTTGACTTGCGGCTCGAATCAAGCTAACCCCGGTGTTGTAGGACAATCCGCTAATCCGACTAATGCCACGTAAACTGGTTCCCTCGCAATGAGATTGTCATACAATCCGTACTTCTTCAAAGCTTACTTGCCGTCGATAATCAATGCTGTCAAAGGTGCTGGTATACGTTTGTTTGCAGTTTAGACATCGGTAGCGTTGGCTACCCGAACTTGTTTTACCGTGTTGAGAGGTTTTATCGTGAGTGCCTAGTGGGCAAGGCATGGCTTCTTAGAACAGGAGTAATTTTCTACCTCTGTATAATATCATTCCACGTTTTCCTGACGCACGATCAGAACGACCTACCTCTATCCTGACTTATTCAGGACTACCTCTCCTGATTTTGACAACCAAGTTTGGACAACACGACCAACTAATGTTTGTCGCAACCAAGGAGTATTGGCGGAAAGTGATTTTAGCGTTTGTGACTCTACTGTCCACATCTGCTGAGGATCAAAAAGAATCATTTCTGCTGATTTATGAGGGGAAATTGTACTAGGGCTTTGTTGTAAACACTGTGTTGGATGAGTGCTGAGACTGCGCCATAATTCAACTGCTGACCATTCATCCGTTTCTACAAGATTTTGCCATAGTAAAGGCAAAGCTAATTCTAAACCAATCGCACCAGGAGGAGCTTCAGCAAACGCAACGGTTTTTTCTTCATAGGTATAAGGAGTGTGATCGATAGCGATCGCGTCTATAATTCCGGAACGTACCCCCTGACGTAGTGCTTGAAGATCGACGGTATTTCCCAAAGGTGGTTCTAATCGCAGATGCGGATTGAAACTTTTCACAGCTTGCGTATCGAGGAGTAAGTGCATCCAAGTCGTACTCGCCGTAATTGGTAAGCCTTGTGCTTTTGCCGTTTGAATTAATTGAACACTACGTGCGGTCGAAACCCGCATGATATGTACGGGAGTGCCAATCGCAGCGACGATTTCCAGAATAGCCGCTAGCGCTGCCGTTTCCGCGATCGCGGGATTTCCTGGCAATCCAAAGCGAATTGATTGAGTGCCTTCACGCATCACACCATTTCCTGCCAACTGCGAGTCACACGCCCAAAGTGCAACAGACTTGTTGATTGGTTTGAGGTATTCCAGTAAGCGTCGTAGTAATGCTAAATTTTCAATCGCGCGACCATCAGTAAAACCCACTATATGAGATTCGCTAGCTAATGCCAATTCGATCATTTGTTGACCTTTAATACCAAGCGTCAGTGCTGCCCAAAAATTAACTTTGACTGCAGCTTCTTCTAGTTCCTGCTGTAGCCGAGTTAACACTGACAGATTATCAACAGCAGGCATAGTATCCGGCAAAATATGCAATCGCGTAAAACCACCAGCGGCTGCAGATGCAAGCAGCGATCGCCAAGTTTCCCGTTCTTCAAAACCTGGTTCGCCGGAGTGGCTATACAAATCGACTAATCCAGGTCCTAACACAAGTCCGCGACAATCGCGTACCTGCGTATCTGTGGGATAATCAGAAATCTTTTCCTGTAGTGCTTGAATCACACCATCAGCAACTAAAACATCAGCCACCTGATCAGTATTCGATACAGGATCAATTACCCGAACTTGTTGTAGCAATTCACTTTTCATAGGTTTTGATTGGGTACAGTCGCACCTGTGACACCAATTACCAATTACCAATTACCAATTACCTTACAACGCCCCTGCGGCTGTTTTATCAAGAACACCTCCACCAAGATGAGTTGTGATATTCATTGCTTGCAGTACAGGGAAACCTGTGGCACCTCGCGGATAATCAATCACGCTGACAGCCCCATTTCCTTGGCGGAAGTTCCAGAAATGCGCAGGTGATAAACCCAAAACATGACAAAGTAGCACTTTATTGGTTGCATCATGCGCCACGATCAATCCAGTGGTTTGACTTGCTGCTGACTCAAGAATACTTTGCCACGCAGTGACACTACGTTCCCAAACTTGCTGTAAATTCTCACCTTGTGGCATCTGTACCTCTGCTGGTACTGTCCGCCATTGATGTAATTCACCTGGAAAAGCTTGCTCAATTTCTGCTTCTAATTTACCTTCCCAAAGTCCGTGATTAATCTCTTGGAGATCGGCGTGTAACTGCAGTTGAACTTCAGGGTGATACTGAAGAATAATCTCCGCTGTTTCCTTAGGACGCAGCATCGGGCTACTTACTGCAAAATCAAGTTGGACATTCTTGAGAAATTCTGCAGCTTTTTGCGCTTGTTGCCGACCATTATCATTGAGGGGAACATCTATTTGCCCTTGAAACCGAGTTTGGCGATTCCATTCAGTTTCACCATGGCGCACGAGCAAAAGGCGCTGTCCTTGATGACTTGGCCGCAGTGAAGGCAAAACTTCGCCTAAATGTGCAGTTTGATTGAGTGATTCTAGCTGCACCGCCCCCCACTTGCTGTCTTTCTGGTGTGAGGGAGTCGCTGGATCGAAATTCAGTACCGTTACATTACAGTTCGATTGCTGGATCGAGTGGTAGCGTTGTGGTGAAATTCCCAAAGCGGTACTAATCAAAGCACGGTTAATACCGTTATGCCCAACAATGAGAATTGTTTCTCCTGGATGACGCGGCAAAGTTTCCTCCCAGAACTGCCTTGCTTGTTCGTACAAACTGAGGATCGGGAA
This genomic interval carries:
- a CDS encoding histidine phosphatase family protein, translating into MTTRVIIVRHGQSSYNTEKRIQGRSDVSTLTEKGQNDARKVGTALSHLNFAAVYTSPLQRAKHTAEIICRCLATPLKPQPSSNLMEVDLPLWEGMLAAEVREKFPDAYRLWHDNPDQLVMMVQSRENNEHFPILSLYEQARQFWEETLPRHPGETILIVGHNGINRALISTALGISPQRYHSIQQSNCNVTVLNFDPATPSHQKDSKWGAVQLESLNQTAHLGEVLPSLRPSHQGQRLLLVRHGETEWNRQTRFQGQIDVPLNDNGRQQAQKAAEFLKNVQLDFAVSSPMLRPKETAEIILQYHPEVQLQLHADLQEINHGLWEGKLEAEIEQAFPGELHQWRTVPAEVQMPQGENLQQVWERSVTAWQSILESAASQTTGLIVAHDATNKVLLCHVLGLSPAHFWNFRQGNGAVSVIDYPRGATGFPVLQAMNITTHLGGGVLDKTAAGAL
- a CDS encoding ferric iron reductase; this translates as MLKLGLDAFIENINLVFKDGKIRSLWLHSLDNTVIYPPRFPVSIPSNYSRNIFSKIDKLQRFVFTNLFECHSSILIDCVYKLTKVSKKL
- a CDS encoding dihydroorotase, whose amino-acid sequence is MKSELLQQVRVIDPVSNTDQVADVLVADGVIQALQEKISDYPTDTQVRDCRGLVLGPGLVDLYSHSGEPGFEERETWRSLLASAAAGGFTRLHILPDTMPAVDNLSVLTRLQQELEEAAVKVNFWAALTLGIKGQQMIELALASESHIVGFTDGRAIENLALLRRLLEYLKPINKSVALWACDSQLAGNGVMREGTQSIRFGLPGNPAIAETAALAAILEIVAAIGTPVHIMRVSTARSVQLIQTAKAQGLPITASTTWMHLLLDTQAVKSFNPHLRLEPPLGNTVDLQALRQGVRSGIIDAIAIDHTPYTYEEKTVAFAEAPPGAIGLELALPLLWQNLVETDEWSAVELWRSLSTHPTQCLQQSPSTISPHKSAEMILFDPQQMWTVESQTLKSLSANTPWLRQTLVGRVVQTWLSKSGEVVLNKSG